From Impatiens glandulifera chromosome 7, dImpGla2.1, whole genome shotgun sequence:
AACTTAAAGAAACTATTAACAAAAAATCCAATTATTGCAGTTATAAGTATTAACAAGTTATATAATTACGTGAGttactataaaataataattcttaatatatataatattttaagatgttttattaaataaaagttggttaataatataaattaattgataaaagaaattatttcgatttcaaataaaccctcaaACAAGTATCCTTTGTGTGAACATGTCAGTTAAGTCAAATCCACCATCATTTTTCAATCATTAatcacaaaaacaaaattaagatattattgattctcattaattatttatatatttattgtattattaaatGTAAAGTTTAAAAACGGATAATTAagtcaaaatcaaacaagtcctaTATGTATTTATGTGAATAAAAGGTGCTGAAAAAGAGGAGAGTAGTAGTTGAAAGTTGAAAATTGAAAAGTAGAGAAATAACTTTTTGGGGGTGAAATTAACAGCTTTTTTCTGCCCCAAGTGAAAAAGGTATTTGATTTGTGTAAAGCAATTAATATAAAGAGAttcttttctatatatattaataaaataaataagttattcaAAATCTAATCCGTGTacttattataatgttttttatttaaaatttaatgtttataaaataaaataaaaaatataatataacaagtatatatatttttttataataaaactgTTCTTTCTTTTGGTTTTGCTCGTAGTTTGAGGCATCTTGTTTTGCCTAGTCAATTACCAACCTctattataaacttaagtatgttttcttatttattttattcatttaaaaataattaagaatctATTTAGAATAACAAAGATCAATAATTTGATTCtcactaataaattaaaatgataatattgttaattatgAGGATATTCACTCATAGTTGAAAGAGTCGTATCTCCTTTggatattgttaatattttattataaaaatatatttttatataatataatatataaataataattttatataatataatatataaataaatatatatattttattattgtttggaACGGGTTTACCAATATACGATCAACTAATTATCAAACTAGATAAAACCGatcaaaaaaaaacaatttgaataGAAACAGAAACactaaacataattataatcctcaatttctattttttttcctattttttttttccataacaaaaggaaagattttgaaaaatatatatatttgagtaaTTCCATCACCCTAAATATCTACATGGAAGATCAATAacctttaaatattaattttttaatacaaaatgcggtaaattaaagaaaaatgataattaaaagaaataatcttGACAATGGTTTGACACTCAATCTACGGATTCGTTGACATTAGGTGGGACTTAAATTTGAACGTTGATAACAGTGTAGTAACActtaatatcttaaattattgGATCAATACTTCAATTACATTTAATTGAAGAGTCGATGAATGATTATACAACCATTTAATaccatattaaaaaattaaaaaaatcattagttATTGACAAAGCACATTACATATCATTGCCTCCTGTTACAAGAGAGACTTCGAGTAAACTGTGTGCAAAGACGGAATTGATATTTCCAAGTGATCtcgaatttattaatatttttttctatcaaataattgtatggtgtttttattttattcgaCAACCATATTCATTGAGTTTGAGTTCTGTTTTCAGTTGTTCTTTATCCCAGTAATCAATGcccatattttttattagtcttAATCCAATCATATGTATTTCTTTAATGGTTATTTAGTCACCTCCACCTCCAGTCATCATTTCGTTAGGATGAGTTATTTTTCAGGTGTTGTTTCACCCAAGCATTATATGCTCATGGGATTTAACCTTCTTCGCTAGTTTTCTTTAATGCAACATATTGTCATCCCGTCGTTGGATGAATCTCGAGACTCACGAGTAACTTCGAAGTTTAttcggttgttgtttcacccTAACATTTAATGCTCatgagattctacctcttcGTTGGTTTATCGGTCAACACACTGTTATCCTGTAATTGAAACGAGCTCACGAGtttctaaaatttaaagaatACATCATCAACATTTCAATATatcgtcttcaacctcaagttgttcaagTCCTTTCTATATTAAGTTTGAGGAGagatgttataatataaaaacaatatatttgtaagatattatcataatataataaattgtgataatatcaatattatattagtttccttataaatttaatataatgttaatatattagaCACAACCTTTATAACtctaatataatgttaatatattagacacattttagattaatatagagataaattgtattgaattgttatATTGAGTTATACaggttatgtctattatataagtattatattagtcttataagaaaactaatataatataataaaataatataatattgtcattataataatttataatattgtgataatatcctatagatatattattttatactctAACAATcctcctcaaactcaagataGAAAACGtttgaacaacttgaggttgaagaTAAAATTGTGAAATATTgatgttgtgttcttcaaaCTTCATAAACTTGTGATCTCCATCCAGTAACAGAATGACAATGTGTTGACTGATAAACCAGTAAAGAGGTAGAATCCTATGGGCATTGAATGCTAgggtgaaacaacaaccgaaTAAACTCCAAAGTTATTCGTGAGTCTCGAGATCCATCCAATGACCGGATGACAATGTGttgcataaaaaaaatccaatgaATAAGGTACAATCTCATGGACATAGATTGTTGAGGTAAAACAACACTTGAAAAGAAACTTATCATAGTGAAAGAATGACAATGTGTTGAttaaataaccaataaaaagatacatatgattggattaagaccaataaaaatatgggcattgactaatgaGATAAAACAACAATTGAAAACAAAACTCAGAATATAATTGccgaaaaaaataataacattaacaaaattatttgaaagaaaaatattaatattaaaaaatataataataattaataatagagcTCTCCATCAATAACTAAagtaattattaatgaaaatagttGAAGACTAAATTTtataactcaagaacaaaatTTTGCCTCTGATACTATGTtagaatagagagagaaattatattGGATTGTTATATTAAATCGTTACATAAGTTATTTCTATTATATAGATATTCAATTagacttataagaaaattaatataatataataatataatattaatattatcaaaatttattataatttgataatattttactaatataatattttatattctactcattcaactaaaaaaaatctcaaacctCTTTAAAATTCACATTGTATATATCAAGaagatattgttttttataaattaatgagtaatttctaaatttttacCCATTTCATTAGATGGTAGcaaaaaatactattattgaAACTTTTATGTGAGGTTTCATATGAATTATTAAACGTTTAAAAAGTCAATTATCAAATCTTCtaataaacatttcaaaatatttattaatgtgtGTTCCATTGTCTCAATAGTTAGATGAGTGAAAAATAATTTCGTTTAAAAACAGTTTTATTTGGTGAGAAGggcattttgacatgttttcatatttttatatttttattttattgtaggCATTGAATCTTCCAAATAAATTAGGAATTATATAGTATTAAGTTCTTCAAACTGGGTAAagatattacatttttataagcTAATTTAgacattatcttatttttttttaaggaaaatgaTAGAGGGTGGAAAAAATATGACATAAATTTGTAGAGAAATGAGGTGAcatgttttaatgttttaagtgaattgaaaatttaataagaaagaGAATTGTCAAATTTTTAAACCATTTAAAATATGACACatcattttgttataaattcaTGTCATCACTATCATTTCCCTGTTTTTAAGTGTTTGTTTAAAAGCTTTCCAATATAATGAAATACTCAAATATTTATCTTGGGCATACGAGAATTTTCACGTCtttactaaatattattttatatcacaaatctttaagtttttttttgtatgagattttctttcctttgctccttaaaaaaaaaaattagcaaaaacttgtcatatataaaaagaaaaagaaaatataatgtGATAGAAaacttgattaaaaaaaacaatttttttcttaaaaggtTTGAATAATTgctctttaaataatttgatagaaTCAAAATAAATCGCTATGCAGAATCAAGACTTCTTAAATTCATATACTTGTGAAATAGAACAAAAGATAGGTAGAGTAATTCGTCTTCCGAAAAGAGATACGGACAATTATCTCATTTGCGTATTCAAGTTACTTAttggtaaatattttaatcacatctcttttatatataaaaaaataataatttttttttactcaaaGAAGATTTACAAATGTGATGGATCATCAAAATACCACATTTTCAAAAAAGATCCTTTCAAGATGATCTCATCATGCAAAGTTagttgattaatttaaactcaTTGAAAATAAAAGGGtgcatttaaaaaatgttacaaatatgaagaagtaaacatatataatattataagaagTAACATCATACATATCATATGAAAAACCAAaagaacataataaataaaacatgattATTGCAATCAAATTAAAAGAACACCAAATACTTAAATACTTAGTACTCCAAATACTTcgtctccttctcttcttcagtCATAAAAGCCGATGAAGGAAAAGTTTTTCCTATCCCCACCGgagttttaaaattgattttcttaCCGGAATCATCGATAATCATATCAACAATAGGTACCCAAATCATAAGTTGTTTACTCTTAACCCCCGTCATTTTCTTCATCCTTCCTTTTTCCACATAAGCCGTTACTTCGGTTGCATAACTCACCTTTGTATTCGTTCCTTCGAAAAAATGCTCGTATGGACCTTTCTGCCTCATCCAGACGAACCCCGTCTCTTGAACACGTCCACACTCTTCAAGATCTTTCAATGGCATTACTCCTTTTGGAAATCCCAATTCCTCGAGTAACTCCACCGATTGTTTGTAACAATCTGATGATCCATATACTATTTCCGCCCCTGCACGAGGATCAATTGAGGCCATGTTCTTGATTTATGATGATATTTCTCAATTAATCGATGGCTTATAATAGGGAGATATATAGGAAGGTAGTTGAATTAATTGGGGTTGGTTCTGTTAAGGTTGGTAAACtaaaaatttatgatatattgaatttatttatttgacttgtGAAATTGATGATGTTTGTTCAACAATAATATATCTACTACTTATACAAGTTACAATACAATTGAAgcaaaaaaaaactgaaatttatttaagatatataaaaGAAGTCCTTTAATATTCTTGTGAATTGTGGGTTGGTTTTGTCTTTGATTAATCGATGTgcttaaactatattttatttatttattaaaaaatgtcaacaaattattcaaatacaaatttaaaagaatttatatatttaaagaatttttttttaaataatctcacaTAACCTTATTTGTTATTGAGTCATGTTTTGGGAGGAATTGTAACTAATCTGTTGTTGAGTGTTTGCTTCTTGCAGGAGACAATGTGAGATTATGGTACAAATGTTCAAATTAAAATCTAGGTTTGAAGGCAGAtgaaattttagatatttttttccTCGTCGGAATGCTATCGCGTTCTCGAACTTAACTAGGCATAATCATAAATCGTTTCCTCGTAAAAACTCATATTATCGATTTATTGAAGTTTTCTCATAAGCTGATACAATGGTGCTTAgtaaatttcttcaaaattgACTGTTCTGTAAATAATTTTAGCATTAGTAATAATCTTTTCCCTTTACAACTTACACTTATAACTATCAGATCCTTTCTTCTAGCTAGCAATCCTTCATCTTTCTATTTGTTTCATCAGAAAAGAGCCTCGGCCAAGTTGAAATGATATGATCCGACCGTTTGATGCCAATTGTAAGAAAACCGATCATCCGCTACATTCATATTACTTGAAGCTTTCTGATCGAGGAACCGAAGAAGGGACACATATATATGTTGTTTCGTAATGTGTCTGTTTGCCTGCAATATGTATcgaaataatgaattttttcaTCTTATGTATATTTGTTTCTTCCCATTAATAATAAACTTCATACCTCGGCCTCAACAACAAAGCATGCCCGTAATTTATTTCCTTTTGTTTGCATATTTCCTTTCAAAATCGTCAAGTCAAAACCGTTAATGATCTCTACTATGTCAGCAAAGCAATCAGTTTCTTCGAAATGTATCTGCAtcacaaataatatatgtatgtcAGCAATGAAATCAGTTTTGAatggtaatatttttttgaaaccTTAATTTACTTACCTCTATCATCATCTGTCCAGGGGAATTAAGGTCTTTTACACAAATAGGCTCAGTCATCGACTGCCTGTCCTGATCAAACGAGAAAGATTAGACTCGCTACCAATGGTATGACAAATCCTCGATTAAAATTCAAGATAAAAAGATACCTTTTGCTCATTGGCTCGTTTCATGGTTTCTGCATGCTTTGTTATACCTTCTAAGAACAGCACGTGTTTGACGGTTTGAGCCAACAAAGAATCAATGCTCGTCTGTtaaagaacaacaacaacaaccaatcAAAAATCAATTCGGAGAGTTCTCCAACGATATCTTTATTTGAAAAGTAAAAAACAGTTACCTTTGCACTATTTGGAACTAGTTTTCTTAACTCTGCAATCCGTTCGCGAATTTGGACTCTGTCCTTAGGCTTTGGTCGAGTTCCTGGTTTGGCCCTTTTCTTAATATTTCTTAAGGGTTCTTCTTTGGACTTCTTGGGAGGCGAAATGCAATTTACAGTTCTGTTGGGAATATAATTAGAGATGACAGAAGAAGAAACTAAGTCCTGTTCTGTTTCCCTGAATATTGAGTTCATGCTTTCATTTGATAAGAATCCCAAGTTATCACCAAAATCCAGGCAATTCTCATTGTTCAATGGCATCAGTCCATCAAACAAGTCAattgatttgtttgaaaatcCCTCATTCGGAACAGAATAAAATGAAGTCATTTGTTCAGAATGTTCTTGATTGATGAATGGAACAGCAGATGAAGGAAGAAGATCAAACAGATTGGAGGAAGATACAGAATGAAGAAAAGGGTCGGTTTCAGGATGAAATGAACCGGGTAATTGAAGATCTGATCCGAAAGAAAAGAAATCAGAGAAATCTTCTTTTGTAGATGAGATTAATGAAGTAAATACTTCATCAAAGATATCACTGTTTGAAGATGAATTATTAGATAGTGTCTTTTCCAAAACATTAAATCCAGCACCAGCAGCAATGTTTGTTGTTTCATTAGCCATAAGAATTTGCTTTGTCTGGGAAACAAACTCTTGTGTCTCGTAAATCTACATGCACAAGAAGAACATCTCAAAACCGAATCAAGAATTTTTATGTCTTTTACTAAATGGTAACAAAAGAACACACATTTACCTTCTGGGTAGACCCGAATTGCACCACTCCTTGCATTTCCAAAGGGATCAAAGCAATTGTCTGCAAATGGATGAACATTATAAGAacacgaagaagaagaagaagatttttTGAAAGAACAATGACAGAAAGAATACCTTTATTCCACAGGAAAATTGGCAATGAATATCATCTCTATCATTCTGGATAAAAAAAGGAtcaagtataaataaaatggaAATCATCAAGCAGAATTAAGAATCATCTTGAATACCTGAAGAACATCCTGATTGttgataaaaattgaattttgttcAATACAATCATCATCATCTGAGAACATCCATCTGTTTTTCATTGATGAAACAGTTTGACCCACGATTCTACATGATATCATATGAATACCCAATACATGAGATCAGGTTTTGTAAGGAAAATAAAAGCAAAATTGATCATCATGCAAGAATCAAGATGAAAACTTTACCCAGTTCCAAGAATATGAACTTGCAGTAGCATGTTATCGATGAGGATACTCATTTGTTCTTCATTATATGCATCTCTCATCGTCAGCATTCTATTATATATGATCAAAACAtgctaaattaataaatgaaaactC
This genomic window contains:
- the LOC124910008 gene encoding uncharacterized protein LOC124910008, translated to MASIDPRAGAEIVYGSSDCYKQSVELLEELGFPKGVMPLKDLEECGRVQETGFVWMRQKGPYEHFFEGTNTKVSYATEVTAYVEKGRMKKMTGVKSKQLMIWVPIVDMIIDDSGKKINFKTPVGIGKTFPSSAFMTEEEKETKYLEY
- the LOC124910009 gene encoding transcription factor EMB1444-like is translated as MNTENGDSSVQGLLKSLCQNNGWSYAVLWCFDHRNSSMLTMRDAYNEEQMSILIDNMLLQVHILGTGIVGQTVSSMKNRWMFSDDDDCIEQNSIFINNQDVLQIQNDRDDIHCQFSCGIKTIALIPLEMQGVVQFGSTQKIYETQEFVSQTKQILMANETTNIAAGAGFNVLEKTLSNNSSSNSDIFDEVFTSLISSTKEDFSDFFSFGSDLQLPGSFHPETDPFLHSVSSSNLFDLLPSSAVPFINQEHSEQMTSFYSVPNEGFSNKSIDLFDGLMPLNNENCLDFGDNLGFLSNESMNSIFRETEQDLVSSSVISNYIPNRTVNCISPPKKSKEEPLRNIKKRAKPGTRPKPKDRVQIRERIAELRKLVPNSAKTSIDSLLAQTVKHVLFLEGITKHAETMKRANEQKDRQSMTEPICVKDLNSPGQMMIEIHFEETDCFADIVEIINGFDLTILKGNMQTKGNKLRACFVVEAEANRHITKQHIYVSLLRFLDQKASSNMNVADDRFSYNWHQTVGSYHFNLAEALF